A part of Planococcus sp. MB-3u-03 genomic DNA contains:
- a CDS encoding GNAT family N-acetyltransferase, with amino-acid sequence MNETIRQLTGDDLQALQDMDTGIDDDYVIRVFDRISTGPNRLFGLFHDGRLASIGGYTIFAGSYAMLGRMRSDVRFRGQSLSSKLMAHVRDGALDHPGIRFVGANTQEFNLPAQRVLEKIGLSRQAELFSAIAMNVETFESDAAPWRKIESADEKMRWLESVYIRSGRVFPFECYYPFPASPDLFSGQALEQWDFYENPDGDRIVITKHDVKKYDYLHTLYPWEDLFEQPGLWETLHAPLEKIRLDSEEGAFVWMDLTRKQAGKLPEGHPFELPSPWFLYGTDIH; translated from the coding sequence ATGAACGAAACGATCCGCCAGTTGACCGGTGATGATTTACAAGCTTTGCAGGACATGGATACCGGCATCGACGATGATTATGTCATCCGGGTATTCGACCGGATTTCCACAGGGCCTAACCGTTTGTTCGGTTTGTTCCATGACGGCCGCCTGGCGAGTATCGGCGGCTATACCATTTTCGCAGGCAGCTATGCCATGCTTGGGCGCATGCGGAGCGATGTGCGCTTCCGTGGCCAAAGCCTATCCTCCAAGCTGATGGCTCATGTCCGTGATGGGGCACTCGATCATCCGGGCATCCGTTTTGTCGGCGCCAATACACAAGAGTTTAATCTTCCGGCACAGCGTGTACTTGAAAAAATCGGGCTGTCCCGCCAAGCTGAATTATTTTCCGCCATCGCAATGAATGTGGAAACATTCGAAAGCGACGCAGCGCCTTGGCGCAAAATCGAGAGCGCCGATGAAAAAATGCGCTGGCTCGAGTCGGTCTACATCCGTTCAGGGCGGGTCTTTCCTTTCGAATGCTATTATCCGTTCCCGGCAAGCCCGGATCTGTTTTCCGGCCAAGCGCTTGAACAATGGGACTTCTATGAAAATCCGGACGGTGACCGGATCGTCATCACCAAGCACGATGTGAAAAAATACGATTACTTGCATACGCTTTACCCTTGGGAAGATTTATTCGAACAGCCGGGATTATGGGAAACTTTGCACGCACCACTCGAGAAGATCCGCCTTGATTCCGAGGAAGGCGCTTTTGTCTGGATGGATCTGACACGCAAGCAAGCAGGCAAACTGCCCGAAGGCCATCCGTTCGAGCTTCCATCGCCTTGGTTTTTATACGGTACGGATATCCATTAA
- a CDS encoding VOC family protein has translation MAIHPQIIFNGNCKEVLSYYEGVFGVSDVSVIHYGDNPGSKLDEDLKELILEAAIPLYGNYLLLSDAMPGKPATFGSNFHVSIRSEELGEMKADFKKLAESGKVIFEFEESYWSEAYGVVQDKFGVQWQFDYRKSEAGNTEQNSGE, from the coding sequence GTGGCGATCCATCCGCAAATCATTTTTAACGGAAACTGCAAAGAAGTGCTGTCTTATTACGAAGGCGTCTTTGGCGTATCCGATGTTTCCGTCATCCATTATGGCGACAACCCGGGATCGAAACTCGATGAGGATTTAAAGGAATTGATCTTAGAGGCGGCGATTCCGCTTTATGGCAATTACTTATTGCTATCGGACGCGATGCCTGGGAAGCCTGCCACATTCGGCAGTAATTTTCATGTATCCATCCGTTCAGAAGAGCTGGGTGAAATGAAAGCCGATTTCAAGAAGCTGGCAGAAAGCGGCAAAGTGATTTTTGAATTCGAAGAAAGCTATTGGAGCGAAGCATATGGCGTCGTGCAGGATAAATTCGGCGTGCAATGGCAATTCGATTATCGTAAATCTGAAGCCGGAAACACAGAACAAAATTCCGGTGAATAA
- a CDS encoding PPK2 family polyphosphate kinase produces the protein MDTQQYKVKAGRKVDLADWPTHEDKGSESGHIEQQLKETIEELKKWHVRLHAEEEKGIVVALQAMDAAGKDEAITYLFSNLTAQGLKVTTLGKPTEEELKHDYLWRLHKALPERGQIGILNRSHYEEVIATRVHNLLEEEPLPNQLIDDEVWNRRYRQINEFERYMFENGFPFVKFFFNISKEEQTTRLLERMKNPEKNWEFSFSDVEEREHWEDYQDIFGDMLTHTSTDHAPWYILPADDEMYSRLIIARVMVEMLEEINPELPEISGEQQDKLKHYIDKLEKEAE, from the coding sequence ATGGATACCCAACAATATAAAGTGAAGGCTGGACGCAAAGTGGATTTGGCAGACTGGCCGACACATGAAGATAAAGGAAGCGAATCCGGACACATCGAACAGCAATTGAAGGAAACGATTGAAGAACTGAAAAAATGGCATGTACGGCTTCATGCAGAAGAAGAAAAGGGCATTGTGGTGGCCCTCCAGGCAATGGACGCGGCTGGAAAAGATGAAGCCATCACTTACCTGTTCTCGAACTTGACCGCCCAAGGGCTGAAAGTGACGACGCTCGGAAAACCGACCGAAGAGGAATTGAAGCATGATTATTTATGGCGCTTGCACAAGGCTTTGCCGGAGCGCGGGCAAATCGGCATTTTAAACCGCTCCCATTACGAAGAAGTCATTGCGACGCGTGTCCATAATCTGCTCGAAGAAGAGCCCTTGCCGAATCAATTGATCGACGATGAAGTCTGGAACCGTCGCTACCGCCAGATTAACGAATTTGAGCGGTATATGTTCGAAAACGGTTTTCCGTTCGTGAAATTTTTCTTTAACATTTCCAAAGAAGAACAAACCACGCGCCTCCTCGAGCGGATGAAAAACCCGGAGAAGAATTGGGAGTTTTCCTTCAGCGATGTCGAAGAACGCGAGCATTGGGAGGATTACCAGGACATCTTCGGGGATATGCTGACACACACCTCTACAGATCATGCCCCGTGGTACATATTGCCGGCAGATGATGAAATGTATTCCCGTTTGATCATCGCCCGGGTGATGGTGGAAATGCTGGAGGAAATCAACCCGGAATTGCCTGAGATCAGCGGTGAGCAACAAGACAAGCTCAAGCATTATATCGACAAGCTCGAAAAGGAAGCGGAATGA